A single Cryptococcus deuterogattii R265 chromosome 2, complete sequence DNA region contains:
- a CDS encoding prefoldin subunit, which yields MATTSSSKQMEVNPRGIPRAPFVDNVDEYVGGKDAEVQTTIKKFEETTAKYRYMEISLQQRRKALLGKIPDITQTLQVVKYLHQRRQKALGQPVEEEKLSDDEDDLDDLDDEEEKKEEEPMKTLFELNDTLYAEAEIIETGEVGLWLGANTMLMYPLQEAINLLSGKLAAAQKSQDETIEDLEWLREQITVMEVNFARVHNWDVKRRREKGQIAQQSGLLPSGKGDDKDDSEDERD from the exons ATGGCTACGACTTCTTCGTCCAAGCAAATGGAGGTTAACCCTCGAGGTATCCCAAGAGCACCTTTTGTC GACAATGTCGATGAGTACGTGGGTGGTAAGGATGCTGAAGTCCAAACTACTATCAAGAAGTTCGAGGAAACCACCGC TAAATACCGATACATGGAAATCTCCTTGCAACAACGCCGGAAAGCACTCCTCGGCAAGATTCCCGACATTACGCAAACCCTTCAAGTAGTCAAGTACCTTCACCAGCGCCGTCAGAAGGCTCTAGGGCAGCCtgtagaggaagagaagctcagcgacgatgaagatgacctCGATGATctcgatgatgaagaggagaaaaaggaggaagagcctATGAAGACTCTTTTTGAGCTAAACGATACATTATATGCGGAAGCAGAGATCATCGAAACTGGAGAAGTTGGGCTGTGGCTTGGC GCGAACACAATGTTGATGTATCCTCTTCAGGAAGCAATCAATTTACTGTCAGGCAAGCTCGCAGCTGCTCAAAAATCCCAGGACGAAACTATAGAGGATCTTGAGTGGTTGAGGGAACAGATCACTGTGATGGAAGTCAACTTCGCCCGGGTTCACAAC TGGGATGTTAAGAGacggagagaaaaaggacagATCGCTCAGCAGTCcggtcttcttccttctggcAAGGGGGATGACAAAGACGACTCTGAAGACGAACGGGACTAA
- a CDS encoding carbamoyl-phosphate synthase small subunit, producing the protein MSAIRAINMRKTASALKAPIAFKRTLATPVNSLYTPILPAKIPAALHLKSGQSYYGSSFGSENSKFGETVFSTSITSYTDSMTDPSYLGQILVFTSPMIGNYGVPSNVSSQFPGIPFLESEKIQCTGVVVSDVALKYSHYQAVESLHEWCKRYDVPGITGVDTRAITSLLRDQGTTLGRLAVGDEAGKPAPQESEYWDPSKENLVAQASTKKPYVLNEKGSGPRIAVFDFGIKANILRSLVRRDAVVTVLPWDFDFNAVRDQFDGLFLSNGPGDPKMIMDTAMRLRQTINEWNKPIFGICMGHQVLGLAAGLEAYRMTFGNRGHNQPVLALASSGSIKAGRVYVTSQNHQYALRLTEDFPEGWAPFFINCNDSSVEGIISTPESGKRIWGVQFHPESAGGPLDTIEMFSDFVSECDVGRKGFNASAMVANEVKVDGHAAKAASVSA; encoded by the exons ATGTCCGCCATTCGAGCTATTAATATGCGAAAGACGGCGTCTGCTCTCAAGGCGCCAATCGCGTTCAAGCGAACCCTTGCTACCCCTGTAAACTCGCTTTACACGCCCATCCTTCCCGCCAAGATCCCTGCGGCTCTTCACCTCAAGTCTGGTCAGAGCTACTATGGCTCAAGCTTTGGAAGTGAAAACTCCAAGTTTGGAGAGACTGTCTTCTCTACCAGTATTACCTCTT ACACCGACTCTATGACTGACCCTTCTTATCTCGGTCAGATCCTTgtcttcacctctcctATGATTGGCAACTACGGTGTCCCTTCCAATGTCTCATCTCAGTTCCCAGGTATTCCCTTCCTTGAATCTGAGAAGATTCAGTGTACCGGTGTTGTCGTTTCCGACGTTGCCCTCAAGTACAGCCACTACCAGGCCGTTGAGAGTCTTCACGAGTGGTGTAAGCGATACGATGTCCCCGGTATTACTGGTGTCGACACTAGGGCTATCACGAGCTTGTTGAGGGACCAGGGTACTACTCTCGGTCGTCTTGCCGTGGGTGACGAGGCTGGCAAACCTGCTCCTCAGGAATCTGAGTACTGGGATCCCTCCAAGGAGAACCTTGTCGCCCAGGCTTCGACCAAGAAGCCTTATGTCCTCAATGAGAAGGGTTCTGGACCCCGTATCGCCGTCTTTGACTTTGGTATCAAGGCCAACATTCTCCGATCTCTTGTCCGACGTGATGCTGTTGTCACTGTCCTTCCTTGGGACTTTGACTTCAACGCTGTCCGAGACCAGTTTGACGGTTTGTTCCTTTCCAACGGTCCCGGCGACCCTAAGATGATCATGGACACTGCCATGCGACTCAGGCAGACTATTAACGAGTGGAACAAGCCTATCTTTGGTATCTGCATGGGTCACCAAGTCCTTGGTTTGGCTGCTGGTCTTGAAGCCTACAGGATGACTTTCGGTAACCGAGGTCACAACCAGCCTGTCTTGGCTCTCGCGAGCTCTGGTAGCATCAAAGCAGGTCGAGTTTACGTGACT TCCCAAAACCACCAGTACGCTCTTCGACTTACCGAAGACTTCCCTGAGGGTTGGgcccccttcttcatcaactgTAACGACTCTTCCGTCGAGGGTATCATCTCTACTCCTGAGAGCGGCAAGCGAATCTGGGGTGTTCAGTTCCACCCCGAGTCTGCTGGTGGACCTCTTGACACCATTGAG atGTTCAGCGACTTTGTCAGCGAGTGTGATGTTGGGCGAAAGGGTTTCAACGCTTCTGCAATGGTGGCCAACGAAGTCAAGGTTGACGGCCACGCCGCCAAGGCTGCCTCTGTTTCTGCTTAG
- a CDS encoding uncharacterized protein (genome sequence mistake), whose product MDKSPPCLPLPLSLVHAPRHALPGHSRGALPASGPADIADISTHPQHTQDSFDPYTASLLRATRPSGDSHSLTSSTRTKSRSRPTTPNLSNGDDGQLSPVTKKDRLVTNNVRDRERAGKQPAEAAVVQNRKAKEEAALAKWRKWVIEHPVHAPPLAASALTSGRSSPPGQKIPLVTLNTFTLRTYRPSDDDVQKTHSPRNGHYLYHPSDTEGSTSSPVTSLNVASPNITVSPMSSSRFDSLENEVYNTDSVLALRDVELAVDEEILERTQRAQATLPRFVSNRPRLYETPNPFGDITHRLSSRRVRPIALELIQALGHLVDAVWLSTYPDRPLDNWSW is encoded by the exons ATGGACAAGTCCCCCCCTTgtctccccctccccctctcgCTAGTCCACGCACCCCGCCATGCCCTCCCCGGACACAGCAGGGGCGCGCTCCCCGCCAGCGGCCCAGCAGACATTGCGGACATCTCCACCCATCCGCAACACACCCAAGACAGCTTCGACCCATATACAGCCTCTCTTCTGCGCGCTACTCGTCCTTCAGGAGACTCACACTCGCTCACCTCCTCAACCCGTACAAAGTCACGCTCACGGCCGACCACACCAAACCTGTCCAACGGCGACGACGGACAACTGTCACCCGTTACCAAGAAAGACAGACTTGTAACGAACAATGTTAGAGACAGGGAAAGAGCAGGAAAGCAACCAGCAGAAGCTGCTGTTGTGCAAAATAGAAaggcgaaagaggaagCCGCATTGGCAAAGTGGAGA AAATGGGTTATCGAACACCCCGTGCATGCTCCACCACTTGCCGCTTCAGCTTTAACATCGGGAAGATCAAGTCCACCCGGGCAAAAGATTCCTCTCGTTACACTCAACACATTTACCTTGAGAACCTATCGACCATCCGACGACGACGTCCAAAAGACACACTCGCCGAGGAACGGTCACTACCTATACCATCCGTCCGATACCGAGGGATCTACGTCTTCGCCTGTTACGTCTCTCAACGTCGCATCTCCAAATATCACCGTCTCGCCAATGTCGTCATCACGATTTGATTCATTAGAAAACGAAGTCTACAACACAGATTCTGTCCTTGCCTTGCGTGATGTTGAACTTgctgttgatgaagaaataCTGGAACGTACACAGCGTGCGCAAGCAACTTTACCTCGTTTTGTGTCAAATCGTCCACGATTGTATGAGACGCCAAATCCATTTGGTGACATTACCCATCGACTAAGTTCGCGGCGAGTGCGACCTATTGCACTAGAGCTCATACAAGCACTGGGACATCTTGTGGATGCCGTATGGCTATCCACTTACCCCGATCGTCCCTTGGATAATTGGTCTTGGTGA
- a CDS encoding VHS domain-containing protein — protein MIPARPWSALSPIQALVEQTCDPTLPVPNDIANIELAELINRKKANSAREATTALLPHINSRNPNEALLALNVLDYLVKHCGYPIHLQISTKEFLNELVRRFPERPPMVIGRVMGKILDLIHEWKNTLCVTSKYKEDLVHIRDMHRLLSYKGYRFKQFDAARALASANPNENLKSPEELEQEDRAAKSAKLQELIRRGTPRDLAAAQELMKALAGAEPEKAVDYTAQTLKELDKVQAKAILLNDMLNNAAQGEKIGIEGDVYDQVAGACRGARPRIQKWIEDDNGEREGMMERLLLCNDLINTALERFEACKVGDWTKAQAVVERNNPNQKVADLISFDAADDEPASSSFGGVTLPADNIPSTSNVGMTTAGLPLDLFAPSPVATPSPAGSSATGAAGQKQMQDPMAFFNTVSPQPQAVQQRSQSASGFGGLGGLQQPTPNMNNNNFGFGGFQGSQSSSPAVGYSLSPQPAALSSQQFIQPQQPQQPQQPQQSQPQQQQQTKKDAFADLVDLMS, from the exons ATGATCCCAGCCCGTCCCTGGTCAGCTCTCTCCCCTATCCAGGCCCTCGTCG AGCAGACATGCGATCCTACTCTCCCTGTTCCCAACGATATCGCCAACATCGAGCTCGCGGAACTGATCAACCGTAAAAAGGCCAACAG TGCCCGAGAAGCAACCACTGCGCTTCTCCCACATATCAATTCTCGAAACCCAAACGAAGCGCTCTTGGCGCTCAATGTCCTCGATTACCTTGTAAAGCATTGCGGCTACCCTATCCATCTGCAGATTAGCACCAAAGAGTTTCTCAATGAACTCGTACGCAGATTCCCCGAACGCCCGCCTATGGTGATCGGGAGAGTGATGGGCAAGATTCTTGACTTGATACATGAGTGGAAGAATACACTGTGTGTGACATCAAAGTACAAGGAAGATCTGGTGCACATCAGGGATATGCATAGGCTCTTGAGCTATAAAG GATATCGTTTCAAGCAATTCGATGCTGCGAGGGCGCTGGCGTCTGCTAATCCCAACGAA AATTTGAAATCCCCTGAGGAGCTCGAACAGGAAGACAGAGCTGCCAAAAGTGCT AAATTGCAAGAGCTCATTCGTCGCGGCACCCCTCGAGATCTCGCAGCTGCGCAGGAACTTATGAAGGCTTTGGCAGGGGCG GAGCCTGAAAAAGCCGTCGACTACACCGCTCAAACCCTCAAAGAGCTTGACAAAGTCCAAGCCAAGGCGATCCTTCTGAATGACATGCTCAACAATGCCGCACAAGgcgagaagattgggatTGAGGGTGACGTGTATGATCAGGTTGCAGGGGCTTGTAGGGGTGCAAGGCCTAGGATACAAAAGTGgattgaggatgacaatggggaaagagaaggaatgaTGG AGCGGTTGTTATTGTGCAATGATTTGATTAATACCGCCTTGGAAAGATTCGAGGCCTGCAAGGTGGGCGACTGGACTAAGGCTCAGGCTGTTGTTGAGCG AAACAACCCTAACCAAAAAGTTGCCGATCTGATATCATTCGACGCCGCTGACGACGAacctgcctcttcttcttttggcgGCGTCACCCTCCCCGCAGACAACATTCCTTCAACATCTAATGTTGGTATGACAACGGCCGGTCTGCCTCTTGATCTCTTTGCCCCCAGCCCTGTGGCGACTCCGAGTCCCGCCGGCAGCTCCGCCACTGGTGCTGCTGGACAAAAGCAAATGCAAGACCCCATGGCTTTCTTCAACACTGTTTCACCTCAGCCACAAGCGGTGCAACAGCGAAGTCAATCTGCGTCAGGCTTTGGTGGATTGGGCGGCTTGCAGCAGCCTACGCCTAATATGAATAACAACAACTTTGGTTTCGGTGGCTTCCAGGGGTCTCAGTCTTCATCGCCAGCTGTGGGCTACTCTTTGTCTCCCCAGCCTGCTGCACTTTCATCTCAACAGTTCATTCAACCCCAGCAACCCCAACAACCCCAACAACCCCAACAATCTCAacctcagcagcagcagcaaacCAAGAAGGACGCGTTTGCTGACCTTGTTGATCTTATGAGTTAA
- a CDS encoding solute carrier family 31 (copper transporter) member 1 — protein MSALPILMDMDMGSHAGHSHSSDPSTHACQISMLFNFNTVDACFLSSRWHIRSKGMFAGSIIAIFTLCILIEFVRRSGRELDRWLVRRAGLGASGDVSSVPECGKDGVQGDKVAVRAVSPFVPSWPQQILRSLVYGSQFTASFIVMLLGMYFNVIVLIFIFLGHTVGYFLFGRDICNGRFDYAASGCCC, from the exons ATGTCGGCACTACCTATCCTCATGGACATGGACATGGGATCCCACGCTGGTCACAGTCATAGCTCAGACCCCTCCACCCATGCATGCCAGA TCTCCATGTTGTTCAACTTCAACACCGTTGACGCATgtttcctttcctccagaTGGCACATTCGCTCCAAAGGAATGTTCGCCGGTAGTATCATCGCCATCTTTACACTTTGTATCCTCATTGAATTTGTTAGGAGATCCGGGAGGGAACTTGATCGATGGCTTGTGAGGAGGGCGGGGTTGGGCGCTTCTGGGGATGTAAGTAGCGTACCTGAGTgtgggaaggatggagTGCAGGGCGATAAAGTGGCGGTCAGAGCCGTGTCTCC ATTTGTTCCGTCTTGGCCTCAGCAAATCCTTCGCAGTCTCGTCTATGGCAGTCAGTTTACAGCCTCTTTCATAGT TATGCTCCTCGGGATGTACTTCAATGTAATCGTTTTGatattcatcttcttgggTCACACTGTCGGTTACTTCCTGTTCGGCAGGGATATCTGTAATGGCAGGTTTGATTATGCTGCCTCCGGGtgctgttgttga
- a CDS encoding glucose and ribitol dehydrogenase has product MSPPSSVPKEYRPGYLPPSITHQAQKDLPGKQRPLDPTPFNDVMADGSKYKPAGKLEGKNAVVTGGDSGIGRAVTILYALEGANVLFTYHPNEEADAKDTVDDIKKRVPQAKVEAVAVEIQTEQACFELAEKIKKWCGNELHVLANNAGTQNEVPNIEDLPSEQWRHVFDVNIHSMFYLIKSLIPIMPWGSSIINNASINPFIGHPKLLDYTATKGAIVGFSRALSNQIVGERGIRVNCVCPGPIWTPLIVATMGEESLKAFGPGTPIGRAGQPIEVATAFVFLASIDSSYFTAQCFHVNGGSAY; this is encoded by the exons AtgtctcctccttcttccgtcCCAAAGGAGTACCGACCTGGGTACCTTCCCCCTTCTATCACCCACCAAGCGCAAAAGGATCTCCCAGGAAAGCAAAGGCCCCTTGATCCTACCCCTTTCAACGATGTCATGGCCGATGGCTCCAAATACAAGCCCGCCGGCAAGCTTGAGGGCAAGAATGCCGTCGTGACCGGTGGTGATTCTGGTATTGGTCGAGCGGTTACTATCCTCTA TGCCCTTGAAGGTGCCAATGTGCTCTTTACCTACCACCCCAATGAAGAAGCCGATGCCAAGGACACCGTCGACGATATTAAGAAGCGAGTGCCCCAAGCTAAGGTTGAGGCTGTTGCCGTCGAAATCCAAACTGAACAAGCTTGCTTCGAGTTGGCTGAGAAGATTAAGAAATGGTGTGGGAACGAGCTTCATGTCTT GGCCAACAATGCTGGTACTCAAAATGAAGTCCCCAACATCGAAGATCTTCCTTCAGAGCAATGGAGGCACGTCTTCGACGTTAACATTCACTCCATGTTCTACCTTATTAAGAGCCTCATCCCTATTATGCCTTGGGGTTCCAGCATTATTAACAACGCTTCTATC AATCCCTTCATTGGCCACCCTAAG CTGCTCGATTACACTGCCACCAAGGGCGCTATTGTTGGTTTTAGCCGAGCTTTGAGTAATCAGATTGTTGGCGAGAGGGGTATCCGAGTCAATTGCGTCTGCCCTGGCCCTA TTTGGACCCCTCTAATTGTCGCTACAATGGGCGAAGAATCCCTCAAGGCCTTTGGACCTGGCA CGCCCATCGGTCGAGCTGGTCAGCCTATTGAGGTCGCAACTGCTTTTGTTTTCCTTGCCAGCATCGACTCTTCATATTTCACGGCTCAGTGCTTCCACGTTAATGGTGGTAGTGCTTATTAA
- a CDS encoding NADH dehydrogenase (ubiquinone) 1 alpha subcomplex 9 — MSILRVAPALRAKAVPRVASLVSKRNVNDLSITSPPNPSASVRPAIRYGPPTGGRSSDSGRTVTVFGSTGFLARYLIQKLARQGTQVIVPYRDEDEKRRLRPCGDLGQIVPLEWDARIPEQTAECVKHADVVYNLVGRDYETRNYSYDDVNVKVAQSIAEISADMGIPRLIHVSHINANPESTSEFYRTKYAGERAVRDAFPEATIVRPSQLFGHEDWLLNAIARFPILAKLNNGNTKFFPVHVVDVAQALNLMFDAPVTSTASTFVLPGPELYTYGELEKLVSALTLRPLSSAPSLPKPVAKFLANLVNRGLWWPTISPDEVERMFINDAGADTLQAHSPGPDGWNAPPKLNIVGVDGEPVKSWADLDMQPDTIAEHAIKPLRRYRSTVNYDLPVETHIIKSPKQYHVLP; from the exons ATGTCTATTCTCCGTGTCG CTCCCGCGCTCAGGGCAAAAGCCGTCCCCAGGGTGGCCTCCCTCGTCTCAAAGCGCAACGTCAACGATCTGTCAATCACCTCCCCTCCCAACCCCTCCGCCTCCGTTCGCCCGGCCATCAGATACGGGCCTCCTACCGGCGGCCGATCTTCAGACTCTGGACGCACCGTCACCGTTTTCGGTTCTACCGGTTTTCTTGCCAGGTATCTCATTCAAAAACTTGCCAGGCAGGGAACGCAGGTCATTGTCCCTTACCGTGACGAGGACGAAAAGCGTCGACTGAGGCCATGTGGTGATCTAGGACAGATTGTTCCTCTTGAGTGGGATGCTAGGATTCCTGAGCAAACAGCAGAGTGCGTCAAGCATGCTGATGTTGTGTACAACTTGGTCGGAAGGGATTACGAGACTAG GAATTACTCTTATGACGACGTCAACGTCAAGGTTGCTCAGTCCATCGCTGAGATATCCGCCGACATGGGCATCCCTCGTCTCATCCATGTCTCCCACATCAACGCCAACCCCGAGTCAACTTCAGAGTTCTACCGCACCAAGTACGCTGGTGAGCGAGCGGTCCGAGATGCCTTCCCCGAGGCCACCATCGTCAGGCCATCTCAATTATTCGGCCATGAAGACTGGTTGCTCAATGCCATTGCCC GATTCCCTATCCTCGCCAAGCTCAACAATGGTAACACGAAGTTTTTCCCTGTCCACGTTGTCGACGTCGCTCAGGCCCTTAACCTCATGTTCGATGCCCCCGTCACTTCCactgcctccacctttgTCCTCCCCGGACCCGAGCTCTACACCTATGGCGAGCTCGAAAAGCTCGTCTCTGCTCTCACTCTCCGACCCTTGTCCTCCGCCCCTAGTCTCCCCAAGCCTGTCGCCAAATTCCTCGCTAACCTCGTTAACCGTGGTCTTTGGTGGCCTACCATCTCTCCGGACGAGGTTGAAAGGATGTTCATCAACGATGCCGGCGCGGATACATTGCAGGCTCACTCTCCTGGTCCCGATGGATGGAACGCCCCTCCCAAGCTGAACATTGTCGGTGTTGACGGTGAGCCCGTCAAGAGCTGGGCCGATTTGGATATGCAGCCCGATACCATTGCCGAGCACGCTATCAAGCCTCTGCGACGCTACCGATCAAC TGTTAACTATGACCTTCCCGTGGAGACTCACATTATCAAGTCTCCCAAGCAGTACCACGTCCTTCCATAG
- a CDS encoding long chronological lifespan protein 2, whose protein sequence is MNFVLLALAILSFPLAFAQFGHFFQQGFPFGGGFQQQQQQQEQHAPGRQHKGWTESERVHCRAGYVCPASLACVPTPADCPCPYPEDIKCVVPDNRPRDEGEGPPFVCVRGDTGCAQVLEFSKPI, encoded by the exons ATGAACTTTGTGCTGCTAGCTCTGGCTATTTTATCCTTCCCACTGGCATTCGCCCAGTTCGGGCACTTCTTCCAGCAGGGTTTCCCTTTCGGTGGAGGCtttcagcagcaacaacagcaacaggaGCAGCACGCTCCTGGGAGACAACACAAGGGATGGACAGAGAGTGAAAGAG TGCACTGTCGAGCAGGATATGTCTGCCCTGCTTCTTTAGCTTGCGTCCCAACTCCGGCGGATTGTCCTTGCCCTTATCC TGAGGATATCAAATGTGTCGTTCCTGACAACCGACCTAGAGATGAGGGCGAAGGACCACCTTTCGTTTGCGTGAGAGGTGACACGGGCTGCGCTCAGGTCTTGGAATTTTCAAAACCAATATGA
- a CDS encoding adenylyltransferase and sulfurtransferase, which translates to MQVTHEASSLRRTAVEGLPLEPEEYERYGRQMIMPDFGLPGQVNLKNAKVAVVGAGGLGCPVLQYLAGAGVGTIGIIDHDTVSMSNLHRQILHTTDRVGVNKAESACQVLRALNNKINLIPHPVPITPSTALDLLRPYSMILDCTDRPLTRYLLSDAAVRLDVPLISGAAISSAGQWAVYGGKTKSGKRRACYRCIWPSILPGSVKTCDEQGVWGVVTGMVGIGMAGEAIKLIVGKEDPEPLLHLHHLGSNPLIRTIRIKPPSAKCITCGPNATITDDLDVFGYESFCAGGPETNDETGLVAGQNNHRINVQELDDLLQLDKSKVTVIDTRPQVEFGICSIPGSINMPLPTILSNPSDVQLTPDVIFICRRGNDSQIAASALRRALDSKEDVRVRDVRGGLKAWSREVDLNFPVY; encoded by the exons ATGCAAGTAACGCACGAAGCATCATCATTAAGAAGGACTGCTGTAGAAGGGTTACCATTAGAGCCAGAAGAGTATGAGCGATATGGACGCCAAATGATCATGCCTGATTTTGGTTTGCCAG GGCAAGTGAATCTAAAGAACGCGAAAGTCGCAGTTGTCGGCGCTGGTGGGTTGGGATGCCCTGTGCTTCAATACCTTGCCGGTGCTGGTGTTG GTACGATCGGTATCATTGACCACGACACTGTTAGCATGAGCAACCTTCATAGGCAAATACTGCATACCACGGACCGAGTAGGCGTGAATAAAGCCGAATCAGCATGTCAAGTACTTCGAGC TCTCAATAACAAGATTAACCTCATCCCTCACCCCGTTCCAATCACCCCTTCTACAGCATTagatcttcttcggccCTACTCTATGATCCTTGACTGCACCGACCGGCCGTTGACACGTTATTTACTTTCCGACGCGGCTGTCAGATTAGATGTACCCCTCATTTCAGGAGCCGCCATTTCGTCGGCTGGGCAATGGGCTGTTTATGGAGGCAAGACAAAGTCTGGGAAACGCAGAGCTTGTTACAGATGCATATGGCCTAGCATCTTGCCAGGGAGTGTAAAAACATGTGACGAGCAAGGGGTTTGGGGTGTCGTTACCGGCATGGTCGGTATTGGCATGGCTGGCGAGGCTATCAAGTTGATCGTcgggaaagaag ATCCAGAGCCTCTTCTacaccttcatcacctcGGGTCTAATCCTCTAATACGGACGATACGCATAAAGCCCCCATCGGCGAAATGCATAACTTGTGGACCCAACGCTACCATAACGGATGATTTGGATGTATTCGGCTACGAATCTTTCTGTGCTGGCGGACCGGAAACGAATGATGAGACGGGATTAGTAGCTGGTCAGAATAATCATAGAATAAATGTGCAG GAACTTGATGACTTGTTACAGCTTGACAAGTCCAAAGTGACGGTCATTGACACGAGGCCCCAAGTCGAGTTTGGAATTTGTTCCATCCCAGGCTCTATAA ATATGCCATTACCTACTATCCTCTCAAATCCGAGCGATGTTCAATTGACTCCGGATGTCATTTTTATCTGCCGTAGAGGAAACGATTCTCAGATTGCCGCCTCGGCCCTTCGCAGGGCTCTCGATTCTAAGGAAGATGTTAGGGTGAGGGATGTTAGAGGAGGATTGAAGGCTTGGAGTCGCGAGGTTGACCTCAACTTCCCTGTATACTAG